The stretch of DNA GATCGAAAAGCACAACAAGCCCGTTCAAGAACAATCATACAGAGGACGGTGGATCTGTGTTTATTGGGGAAGATACTTACACCGGGAGCCAGCAAGGGACTGAGACTGAAGACTATACTAAATTCACTGTGCAGAAACTGAAGCAGGAGCTCACCAAGCACGGGTTTGGTGCTCAACTGCTCCAGTTGAAGAATCCTAACAAGAAGGACATCATCGCCTTATATGAAAAGCATGTCGTCGGCAAGTAGTAATGCCTCAGCAATACTTGTGTGCTTACCCTTTGTATTCGTGCTTAGACTATCCTGTAGCATTGAATGTTATTGACACGATCAAGATGGAAGTTAAACAAAGCATGTAACTTAGTTTTGAACTCTGTGTTGTGTGTTTCTCCAATGGTGCAGTCCATTTTTAGCGTGCATCGTTGGCAAGCACTTGTATCAGTTTGCCCGTTGCagttaggagttgtttgaagcTCATCATTTCGTACGTGGTAATGTAGGTGAGACTGAACTATCCAAAGTTCAAACTTGAAGAAATGAATTGATTGAATCTTGGAGCAGCATGGCTTTTTTTTCCCATACATGTTTATGATTCGAGTATTCAAGTACTACGATGGAACAACAGCATCTGATGTTAAACATATGACCTATCTAATAAAAAGGAATGTTAAAGAAAGCAATTTTTGTAGTTCGTAAATGAACGTCAAGTTAGAGTGCAAAGAACATGGTATGTTTCTTCACGTGTGAAGTAGATTTTCAGGCCAGGGACACATGCCCTGACGACATGACCTGCTCCTAAATCCCTATTTAGCCTGTGAACTGAATAGGTCTTGTATAATCTTTTGTCCTGATGAATTCTTGAATCTTGATTCAAGGGCCAAAGGTAGCCCTTGAGCATGCATTGCGAAGTTAGGCATGAAGTGAGAAGCACCTGGGGCAGGAGGTGCCCTGTTGTTTGGGACCCCCTGGTACCCCATCATTGTTCCTGGATTGTAGAACGGATCGACACCGTTTGCCCCCCTGAGAACGCTCCCACCCTGGTGATGGCCGGCAAGCGCGTTGCCGCTCGTGACGACGTTCGTGGCGGCGACGGCCTccttggccgccgccgcggagccgCACTGCCTGGGCTGCGTCTGGAAGAAGACCTTGGAGACGACGAGCTCGCCGTCGCGCTCCTCCTCGTCGGAGCCGAGGTGGTACTGGTGCATCACCCAGTTGGTCTTCTCGGGCTTGCGCTGCTTGCCGTAGTTGGTGTAGAGCACCAGGATCTTCTTGTACCCGCGGGGCCTGCCGTGGGACAGCACCGGCCGCGTCTTGCCCGTCTTGTGCCACCGCGTCTCGCCGCCGACGCCGTCGTCCCCGTCGCCGCTGTGCACCTTCCGGCGCTTCCTCGTCCCCGTTGTGTACGCCTTGGACGGCCGGTGGAAGAAGTGCCGGACGAGCCCGTCCTTGCTCACGCCTGCGGAAACAACAGCATTGCCACACATGCTGGTGACATTCATACATCGATCTGGATCGATCGGCACGTGATGCACAAAACGTGCGTTAGCGTTGCGTACCGGGGAGCCTCTCGGGGTGCGTGTAGCAGATGCCGTTCTCGCCCTCGATGGTGGGGATGAACTCGTCGACGAGGGGGTGGAGCTTCCGGGAGTCCGGCCTCGCCTTGCCCTCCAAGTGCTCCAGAAGCTCCTGGTCCGTCGGGTCGAACTTGACGCCGGCCGGCAGGCCCGGCAAGTCCTGGATCGAGGTGGTCTCCTGCagaaaaaaaaatagagaatTAATGGCCAGCCATGTCATCACTCACCAGCGACATGGCGGCCGGAAGCCCATGTTTTCGTTCGTCGCAGAAATTAGATGAGATTTGCATGCGCTATTGTTTCAAGCAGCAAGATGCCGTGATCTAGCTAGCACCATGCTCCTCACAGACGAGCAATACATGCATGGGCACGCGCGCAGCAGGCGTGCGCGTGTACGAACCTGTTCATAGTGCGCGCGGTGGCCGCACGACGGGCACATCTTGACGAGGACGGCGAGCGACGCGGCGGCCTTCTtgcccacggcggcggcggcggtcggggaCAGGCTGCTCTCCACGGCGGCGCGCACGTCGTTGAAGCCATTGCACCAGGTCATCCTCGCCGCACGCTCTCACGCACGCTCGCTCTCCTGATCGGAAGACGAATGTGTAGGGACGACGAAGGGTGCGCCGTGCGCGTGCTCCTCTATAACACCCCCATGACAGGCGGCCGGCAAGTGAAGCTTAACACCGGCTCGATCGATCGGCTGGGGAGGGGGATATAATGCAGGGTGTTAAAAGAAGACGACGAGGCGGGGCTAAGCTTTGGCTGGGCTCTAGGGAGAGTAGAGGTgtgcagagagagagagtagagagagagggagaaagagggagggagggagggagagagagagagagagagagagagagagagagagagagagagagagagagagagagagagaggcgacACACACGACAGGGATCGATCGGAGAGGGAACAACAAACAAAGGGGGTTGGTCAAGGAAAGAGAACCGAGGCCCGGCCGGGAGAGAAAAGGAGGAAGCCGCCGCtcactagctagctagctagcttgtcCCTGTTAAAAGCTACCTGCGATCACACACACCACCATACACTAGCAGATTCAGTGACTTCCCCATCCCCAGCCGGTACGAACAgtgtacacacacacacacatcgcCCATGCGAGCAGCTTCTCGATCGATCGAGCGCCGTGGTCTCTCCCAACAAAGACGAGGACAGATACCATCTATCCATGCATAGAGAGCTCGAGgcactagctagctagcatcAGCAGCTAAGCACTACAAAGCTAGCATCGTCTAATTAAGCTAGGGATCGAAAGGcatggaggacgacgacgagccGCCCACGATCGAGACTCGAGAGAGACGATATGTCCTGGCCTCGTTTTCTCCTCTTTTATGTCGTTTGTTGCCTGTGTGTGTACACAAGAAATGAGGAAACACGCAAGCAAGCCAAGGCAAGCGAAGCTAGGGTCGGATCGGAGGATCACACAGTAGGTGGATGATGGCACGTTGCTTGGTCCTCACGTATAGGCACCGCGAACTCTTCTTCCGTTTCCGTATACGTGAGAAGGAAACcagggccggccggccggattcTCTGCGCCGGTCGGGCCCCAGCCCTCGCTCCCTGCTCGCGCGCGACGCCGGCCGGCGATCGCGAGCGCGTTGCTGCGGAGAGGCGCAGGCTCTCCCAACCAACCGCGTGCGGGTCATCCGATATCGATTAATTCCCTGCAACTTGCTTTCATTTTTTTCAATTCCCAGCAGAAGTTTGATGCATGTATGACCCACCAAACATGGTTTCCACTCGTTCCATGCATCTGGGCTCCGGCAATATGAGAAGCGTCTGTACGTGAATGCGATCGAGGTTGCTGGGCCTCGATCGTATTTTCGCGGCGTCCGTGCGAGGGCGCAGCTGCTGCACGCATGATGAGAACCTGCCCGTACATGCAGACGGAGTTGCTAGCGTCCGGACGTCCGATAGATCGGATGCTCCGTTGCAACACTAAAATAAGACATCTAAAATATAAAAATGTAAGATTTTAATATTTAAAAATGCAAAAAATAATAGTTCAATGTAAACATCGTATTATGAGGAAAAAATTCCCGCCGCAACATCGAACACATGTCTCATGCAACATTTCCAAACGAAAATCACCATATGATAGGATGAGATTGAGCATAGTGAAATATTAAAACACAAACACTGCAACGTCGCAACATCCAAAAATCTCTGTTGCAACACAATGAGGTACCCATTGCAATATCATAAAATCTCTACTGCAACATCATAAGATACCTATTGCAACATCATCATCAGGTGCTCCTCCCGTTCGCTCCTTCTCTGCAACCTCCTGGAGCTACCCGCCATGGCTGCCGCCCGGAGCTCATCCGGCAGCCGGCGTGGCTCGCCCCTGGCGGGGGAGCAGCGACCGGAGTGGGGAAAGGCGCGGGGAGCGGCAGCCCGGCCCCCCACCGCGTGCATCCCGCTTGCTGCCCCACCACCCGGAGGGTTGGGCCAGGGGCTTGCTGGCGAGCGAGAAGGTTGCGACGGCGAGTGAGGGCCCCGCGGAAGGCGGAGGGAGCGGTGTCTTCTCCTCCATCCTGCTCTATGTGTTGCTGCCCTTCTCGTCGGAGCGCCTCGCCGTTGGAGGGGAGCGCGAGCGCCGTACGGTCGGAGGGGAGCACGGGCGTCGTGCAGCTGGTGGGAAGGGGGGCGCTACGGTCGCCGAGAGCTGCGGGCACtcactaccggaaaaaagatctttgccgagtgtcaagtgTTTTGCCAAGTGTTtttttcgggcactcggcaaagagacactcggcaaagtttttgacactcggcaaagagcctctttgccgagtgccttttctcgacactcggcaaagagtccctttgccgagtgtttttttagAACACTGGGTAATGATAATTTTtaaatcatattttgaagtagtaaattaatttaaataaaaatattttcaactacaaagttgtataactcatcaagatgcacaattTCTGTTTTGGACATTTTTTATTTGAAAAAATAAATGTAAATTTGTTCACAAACATATATATCTCTCTTAtagtttatgaaactataagagagatatataagatcTGTGAataatattagaattatcatgttagatgaagaaatgatagaataactaaaataaaatttgtagatcttgagaagttataagattttaaagttggcaacattttaatttAAAGTCATCTTGTCAACGAAAACTACATCTGaatttagaaaatttaaaattcgaattttgcaaatgacctcgaatggaaaaaccatcaaaattaaagttatagatctcaaaaagttatgaaagtttgtagttgacaactttttgatttgaaattattgtgtcatattaaaatacgtttcaagttttcaaatttgaaattcaaattttgtaaacgatctcggatgaagaaactaccaaaataaaagttgtagatctcgaaatgttatgccactttgtagttaacaaccttttcatttgaatttatttactatctcaaacaaacaatttacactcggttatttataatatgtggagaataaaaacgtaatgttgacacacttggtccaatggtgcagtggtagagggaGTTGTTTATGTGCAGGAGGTCGTGAGAATGGTCAGTAGCTGGCTGTGCATGCCTCCCCCAATAATTTTTTTTCCTGtttctttttttgaatttttttcgATTTATATTTTGCCAAGTGCGCGAGCATCGCCGTGCTCTTCCCGACGGCCACCGGGGACTCCACCGCCGCCCTTCTCACTGCCTAGGCGGGCGCATCGGCGGGGAGTGGGAGCGCGCAGCAGCGAAGCAAAagcgggcggcgaggtggcgcatGCGCTGGAAACACGATGTGTGGGGGGAGCGGCGCGGCTGATTTTATCCGGATGGGAGCGCTGCTTTAGATGGTGGATGGGGCTTCCAATAGATCGGACGCTCTATTCTTAGTattatctatatatatatataaaaaattatTTCTACACTCGTTTGTAGCTAATCCTACTATTTCTACGCTCTATTCTTGGTATATATCGCATGATATAATGTATGATGTATCTGACCGAACGCAGTGCATCATGCAGCGCCGTAGATTGATCGGGCGATGACAAAAATATCTAAATCTGGAACCTggttggctggctggctgggtTAGCAGCCAGAGCCAGTTCTACTGCTCCTATAACGAGCAAATATATATGCGTGGGATAATTACGGAGCGAGAGGTATATAATCGGTTTGGTGCGTACGAAACGGAAGAGATAGATATATATAGCGGCCATCATCTGTGCCCACCAGCACGAGCCCGGTCGTGACACGCAAGGATAATTAATTAACGAGGCCGGGCGACGTCATGCTCATGCGTTCGTGCGTACGTGCGAGATGCAGCGAGCGGAGCCGGAGGGCAGGTGGAGTGGAGGCGGGGCAACACTATGGATTCGCAGGACGTTCCACCGCGCGCGCGCACAGCGCGGCCGCCCGGAGAGGAAGGGAGGAGTCCAGGAGGACGGGGGGCTGAGCGGCTTGTTCAGATACGAGGTCGCCGTGGAGTGTCTTGCAAGGCAGACGATGCTAGCTAGCCCCCTCACCCCACTAAAGAAAAGGCCACCCGAGCCGCGTGCGTCAATGCATTAGGCACCCGCACGCGTATAAGGTTTAGGTTTGGAAGAAGTaagtgctaaattttagcataTATTACCAATCATATCCGTGCTAAAGTTTTTAAATCTTATTTAAAATTTAGCTCACCATATTAGTATTTATATTTGGATGGACtagtgctaaaatttagcaaTTTTACCCATTagcatttggatccaaacatagCCTAAATATGCAAGAACAATCGATCAATCCTAGCAAATTTCAGTACATTTTTAAAAATAGTATGCAAGAGAAATTCCATttgcacatatatatatatatatatatatatatatattttacttCTATATGATACCCTGAGAACTGAATAGTTATTCGGTACCCCCGCCGGGACCCGACCCTGCACCGCCTCCGGTTTTTCTCCCCTTCGCCGGTTTCCCTCGGGCGTGGCGGTTCCACCCACCCTCCGTCCGTCCGATTTTTTCCCCCTTCGCCAGCTCCTGATCGATCATGGGGGTGACGATTGGTTTCCAATTTCTCGCGACTCGGTCTCCCACCGGCGACCCTCTGCTGACGCACTTTCCCTTGCCGCGCCTCATCGGCCAGCAGCAGACGTCCGAGCCGGGCTCCTGTTCTCCCCCTCGCGCCGTCCCGGCGAGGCGACGAGCTCCCGTGCCGTCCCGTCGAGGCCCTGCGCCGCcggctcccgcgccgccccggcgaGCTGCTTCCTGCAGACGTCCGCGCCGACCGCCGTTTCAGAGGTACCCTCGCCCGCTTCCCCGCCTGTCGACGCGTCTATGTTCCGTCCCGTGCCGCCCCGGGGAGCTACAGACGTCCGCGCCGGGTGCCGTtacccccctccccctcctgccgTCCCGGTGCTAgtctcccgccgccgcgccgcgtcaTGGACTCACCCGCCTCGGGCCGTCCTGGAGAGACCCTGCGCCGATGGAGCCTTCTGCTGCGTCATTGTCTTCCATTCACTGCTTTCTTCGATTCCGTATGTGCTTTGTGAAGATCTATTTCGAGTCCCTACATTTCAATTTATGCAGTGATGAGTGGATAGTACTCCAATCCCACGTCTCTGGTAGTAGTGAGCAGAACAGACAACCAAGAGGCCGTGGCATTGTACTGTACGATTAGTTAGCCGGTCTTGTAGTGGTCAGTGTACAGTGGGCGCACGTTCAATTCTCTAGGCAGCAGGGGTAGGCAGTAGGAGTAGAGGTGTACATTGATTACTCTTACATGTACCCATATTTGTAGAAAATCAGTATaaatatttgaactaaattctAGGATCGAGGGTGCATCTAAAGATCACCCATTTACACTCCTAAGCATTACATAGTGGGAGTAGTGCATCATGTCAGGTACGAAGCGCTCTCTCGGAAAGCATCCCCCATGTCAGTTGGGAAGACCTGGTGCGGTGGTGGGTGCCGTTGGGGTGGCGTGGCAGGAACTGGTTGGTCGTGACCCGGGATCTGCTTCGGCTGCCCCTCCTCCCAATTAGCCTGCACCCACAAGCTCGCCTAGTTTCAGCCTACCTGCTTTTAGGCGGGGCGAACTACTACCAGGCGCCgcgctcgccgtgcgtggctgaAAATCCAAACCGAATGGTCAGGTCAGATCAGATCAGATCATGTGTCTCGTGCTGCTGATAACTGAGATCGGCCGGACACTAACATAGGGGTTCGCCCTCGACCGATCGATCAATCGGCCGGGCGAGGATATGTATGGTACTACGCCTCCATCAGAAAATGACAGCGTACCCCTAGATAGCCTGCACAGACAGCTCCATCCACATCCAAGCAGCCGCAACAAAACGTACGCGCGCGCGTGTGTGTATTTCTTTGTAACTATCAGTATAATAATAAGCAGAGCCCGTTGTTGAATTGGCAATAACGAAAGGATGACATGTCATGTCGTCAGCTCTGCTTCAGAGACAAATTTTGTCCGCATGGATGGAGGATGAGCTCTGTAACTTCTGTTTATTAGGTGTAATCAGATGTTCCAAAAGCAAGGTCGACTCCCGTTTTAGCGTGGAATCAACGTAAGTACTAGTGTGTGCGCAGCAGGTCGTCCTGTACAAATTGAATGTGCCATTGCAAGCAAGCGCTCCTAACAAATTGCTATGTACACACGATCTGCGTAATTAGTATGGGAGCGCCTGCAATTAATCTTAATCAAGTGCTTAATTAGCTGCCTTAGCTTGCAGGGGAAGCTCGGATGTGTGTGTCCTCCTTCACACACTTGTTGAAAATGGTGACACCGCACTTCCTAATTGGAATTCGTTGCACGTTCTGTGGAGCATGCTGCAGGTGTCAGCTGTCAAGAGTCGAGACATGATTCGCTTAGCCGGTAGTAGGGGTGAAGACTTTCGTGCAGGCCGGGATGCAATCACTTCTTCAATTCGACACTGATCGAAAAATGATTTCAACTTTCATGTCTTTGTAAGATTTTACTTTACTGCCATCTGAAAAGGAAATTAAAATAAACGATTTTATATCGGTGACTCCTAAAGTATACGGTGAACAGAAATTTTTATAAATACCTAATTAATTAGCACATGCAGAAGTATAGTGTAGAGTCAGTAATAATGAGCTACGACAAGCCAGCGCACACTGCCAAGCATCATCACTAGAACTGTTCTCGTGAGTGGCTACCAAGAGTACGTCAATGTTTTGGACTGGTTTACTGATCTGAAATGTGGAAATGACAgccaaattacaaacacatggtGCAGTGATCTGAACCTAGCTGGGGAAATAACAAATGACCGGCTGATTGAGCAAGATGTGCTAGTGCCAAGTACCTAGGATACGATACTTCGATACAAGTAGGGCTAACCTAAGAGCATGCTACGGTTGCTTCATCCATGCATGCACAGAAAAGGGAACCACATGATCAAAGGATTTTGCTGTCGTCTCCTGCAGCTTTACAATGTTCTCCCGGACCCCCTGCCGCTGGCGCACGCCGTGCAGAAATTGCAATGCAATGTGGGGGAATCTCCCTGCACAGGAAAGCCACTGGGCTGCCATTGGCAGCTGGTAAAGAGAAAAGGAAACAGGCCCACGGCAGGAGGCTTGTCCTAGCAAAGCATTTTGCTTGGCGTAGCCTAAAGTGTTTTATTCCATCACGATCCTTCCGGTTGCATAGGCCATGCAATGGCTGTCTGTCTTCTTGTTTCAGGAATCAGGATGCTGGAGAACACGTGCAAGGAGAGCACATGAGAATATGAGATGATCCAGTGTCTCCACCGGGCTAGATTTTCATACAATCCCAAGTAAGTAAGATTGACTATCCTTTTTAATAGAATACAAGGATCGGATCCATCTGTTGGGCCTGCTATTTCAGGGAGGGCATTGAGGCCTTGGTGGGCTTTCCCTGAAACTGCAAGCAACGTGTCTTTCTTTCTTGCTTATGCGTTCAAGGCACACTCTACTGCATCCACTCCTATTCTGCCAAGTGGAATAAAAACTCTAATCGGACTATAACACCAcattttttatatatttttttagaaGGACAGGCCCCATTTTCATTAGAAAACGAAGCAAACAGGCCTCACATTTTTATATATACAAAACTAAAAAGAAAACATTACTGTCTCCAGATCATTCGGGATGCAACGAGACATGCCGATCGGGCGGTTAGGAGTACCGGTCAGAGATCTTCCCGGCACCACGCTCCTGCTGCCCGATCTGCACGAGGCACCCATAGCTCATCGCGAAAAGGAAGCCGCTGGACAGCCACCAGGAGCACGCCGCGCCCTCCCGCTACTCAACCGGGCCGGCCTCGCGATGCAAGCATGGCGTCGCGCGCCTGAAGCGTGCGCGCTCAGGGTGGCGTGGCCGGAGCGCCACCGAAAGCAAGCCACGGCCGAACTCAGCCGCGGAAACACACAGGCCCGTCCGGCCGTTTCTCGTGCAAGCAACCGCAAGCTCCCCCGATTTGTTTATCGGCCAGCAGAGGAGCCTGTTCCTTGCAAGCCAATGCGATCGCCGACCGGGAAATGCCTCACACGCTCGGCCGATCTCGCCTCCGTCCACATGGATTTCCTCTTCCGCGGCCTTTAAATCCCCGCGCGTTGTTCCACCGGCGGCCGCATATGCCATTTGTTATTGGTCTAGTACATGCTCCAGTACTGACCTCCCAGTCGGCGAAGACGATCGACGCGAGGTGGTGGCGAGGgatcggcggcgatggcggcggcggcggcgacagcgCGGCACGACGACGTGGAGTCCCAGCATGACGAGCGCGACGATGCTAACCGTGAGGAAGCGCAGCGGCCTCTGCTGGAGAAGCGCTCcttggcggacggcggcggcatgAGCCCGATCCAGCGGGCCATCAGCCAGACGTACCAGAGCACGGCGCACCTGGCGACGCTGCTGCCGACGGGCACCGTGCTGGCGTTCCAGCTGCTGTCCCCGATCGTCACGGCGCGGGGCCAGTGCATCCGCGCCAACCGCGCCATGGCGGGCACCCTCCTGGCGCTCTGCGCGCTCTCCTGCTTCGTGCTCAGCTTCACGGACAGCTTCCGGGACGCCGGGGGCGCCGTCCGGTACGGGTTCGCCACGTTCCGCGGGCTCTGGGtcatcgacggcggcgcgccgcTGGCGGACCCGCGCGCCGCGGCCGGGTACCGCATCCGGTTCCTCGACTTCGTGCACGCGGCGGTGTCCGTGATGATCTTCGCCGCCGTCGCGCTGTTCGACCAGAACGTGGTGTCGTGCTTCTACCCGGTGCCGTCGGAGGACGCCAGGCAGGTGCTCACCGTGCTGCCCGTCGCCATCGGCGTGGTCGGGAGCATGCTGTTCGTGGCGTTCCCGACCACCCGCCACGGCATCGGTTTCCCGCTCTCGAAGCACTGATCTGTTTTCAGGGCGCGCTGCCTGTTTGTATTCATCCCCATTTACAATTCTTGTAAATAAGTAAATTGCACCAACAGATTATGAACACCctctctcaaaaaaaaaacagattaTGAACACCGTCAAGGGGCGAGTAGCTTGATGAACTTGAAACTTCTACTCTTGGCAGCATACGTGTAAGTCACTAGGCATGATGTGGTATGCCACACCAAAATAGCAAGGGGCAAGCTGATACTTGCAAGTAAAGCAGCGGTAAAGGTTTAAGAGCACCACTGCAGGATGCGTTCTAGATATCACACATTGCTATTTCAGTGACACGGGCTTGCTTCCGATGTCTGAATCTTTCGAGCTTGTACGACGACATGCTGAGCTCTGTCCAAGGCGGGCGTTCAGGCACGCAATGCCGGCAGCCGTGCGGGTCCCCGTGTCAAGCATGCAGGTTCACGCGCGCGGTCAATTGAGGCGTCAAGCACGCCGGCGACAAATGATGACCCCCGCCGTCCTTTGTGAGACCAGAGTAGCGGAGGAAATGAAGGAGACGGGAGCAGGA from Panicum hallii strain FIL2 chromosome 3, PHallii_v3.1, whole genome shotgun sequence encodes:
- the LOC112884744 gene encoding protein DMP4-like, whose product is MAAAAATARHDDVESQHDERDDANREEAQRPLLEKRSLADGGGMSPIQRAISQTYQSTAHLATLLPTGTVLAFQLLSPIVTARGQCIRANRAMAGTLLALCALSCFVLSFTDSFRDAGGAVRYGFATFRGLWVIDGGAPLADPRAAAGYRIRFLDFVHAAVSVMIFAAVALFDQNVVSCFYPVPSEDARQVLTVLPVAIGVVGSMLFVAFPTTRHGIGFPLSKH